A genomic stretch from Carassius auratus strain Wakin chromosome 35, ASM336829v1, whole genome shotgun sequence includes:
- the cldn23.1 gene encoding claudin 23a gives MRTPGILIFGMVLAPCGWILDLTSTVAPNWRTINNLANQPPDLVVEQGIWDICTVSTTSRSQQCNLQGNDQIYFSNQIIPIAKGMMVASLIVTLLGLALATPGVRCWKDRPRWILASLGGLLIFCSGVLTIIPIAWYTYLLNSLNSTSVKRDPNRADDIRVGYCIILGYIGGIMEVLGGFVMFLGVCSCCGGRNRGEKPVSDTQRPVNRLTPLPRVNPPRSSSRSTESSVPYSQKSLDDDLDFPRAKSRDRGSVNTSYTGRPYDADL, from the coding sequence ATGCGGACTCCGGGGATCCTGATATTCGGCATGGTCCTGGCCCCCTGCGGGTGGATCCTGGACCTGACCAGCACGGTCGCACCCAACTGGCGCACCATCAACAACCTCGCAAACCAGCCTCCGGATCTGGTGGTGGAACAGGGAATCTGGGACATCTGCACGGTCTCCACAACGTCTCGGTCCCAGCAGTGCAACCTGCAAGGCAACGACCAAATTTATTTTAGCAACCAGATCATTCCGATCGCTAAAGGGATGATGGTCGCGTCGCTGATTGTGACACTGCTGGGTCTTGCACTGGCAACACCTGGAGTCAGATGCTGGAAGGACAGACCCAGGTGGATACTGGCTTCTTTGGGTGGCCTCCTAATCTTCTGCTCCGGAGTCCTGACCATTATTCCCATCGCGTGGTACACTTATCTCCTCAACAGCCTCAATTCCACTTCTGTCAAAAGAGATCCGAACAGAGCAGATGACATCCGCGTTGGCTACTGCATCATTTTGGGCTACATCGGAGGCATCATGGAGGTCCTCGGGGGTTTCGTGATGTTCCTCGGGGTTTGCTCCTGCTGCGGTGGACGCAACCGTGGAGAAAAGCCTGTGAGCGACACACAACGGCCCGTGAACAGACTCACGCCTCTGCCGAGGGTCAACCCACCGAGGAGCTCCAGCAGGAGCACCGAGAGCAGCGTGCCGTACTCGCAGAAGTCACTAGACGATGACCTGGACTTCCCAAGAGCCAAATCCCGAGACAGGGGATCCGTCAACACATCCTACACCGGAAGACCTTACGATGCTGATCTGTGA
- the cldn23.2 gene encoding claudin-23: MRTPGIFIFGMVLAPCGWILELICTVAPAWRTINNLPGQSSDLVLQQGLWDICRTFTSSRDIQCNQQDTQYFSAQIIEIARALMLSSLILNLIGIGVASVGVRCWTEKPHWTVAGVGGLLIFISGVLTIIPVAWYTHIMTSIFSASTDVRVGYCLVLGFIGGIMEVLGGLVMSIGLCRRCGARKRDERPRAFPVKSTRGPSPAHRVTVPSISSSVSSVPYYSRPSETDFTRDKRQQDSTAYRARPYDTDL; this comes from the coding sequence ATGCGAACTCCCGGGATTTTCATTTTCGGGATGGTGCTCGCGCCCTGCGGGTGGATTCTGGAGCTGATCTGCACCGTGGCACCAGCCTGGCGCACGATCAACAACCTCCCGGGACAATCCAGCGACCTGGTCCTCCAGCAAGGATTATGGGACATCTGCAGGACTTTCACATCGTCCCGGGACATTCAGTGCAACCAGCAGGACACGCAGTACTTCAGCGCGCAGATCATCGAGATCGCGCGAGCTCTGATGCTGTCCTCGCTCATTCTCAATCTCATTGGCATCGGCGTGGCGTCAGTCGGAGTCCGATGCTGGACTGAGAAACCGCACTGGACGGTCGCTGGGGTCGGAGGTCTCCTCATCTTCATCTCAGGGGTCCTCACCATCATCCCGGTGGCGTGGTACACTCACATCATGACCTCCATCTTCTCCGCCTCCACCGATGTCCGTGTGGGATACTGCCTGGTGCTGGGCTTCATCGGCGGGATCATGGAGGTCCTCGGAGGACTGGTGATGTCCATCGGCTTGTGTCGGCGCTGTGGCGCTCGGAAGCGCGATGAGAGGCCGAGGGCGTTCCCGGTGAAGTCCACGCGCGGTCCGTCTCCAGCGCACCGAGTCACGGTGCCCAGCATCAGCAGCAGCGTCAGCAGCGTCCCGTATTACTCCAGACCGAGTGAGACGGACTTCACACGGGACAAGAGACAGCAGGACAGCACTGCTTACAGAGCACGACCTTACGACACAGATTTGTGA
- the LOC113054045 gene encoding prostate androgen-regulated mucin-like protein 1, with product MKTHFSTAVILAGWMIFGGSTTSNEPPATTDTVTTPFTSHVALSPNTTNATEAQTTTESVSTTPSTSETTAGSSESVGTSTTSNSTPTETTADTTSVYNTTSAGTELTGTSAPHNTSAPHNTSAVTSSWVNETQTTSSSESPASLETTLGSTKPVITTDESAPSTVITTITTVASTSTLSTPGTETTTKGTDNTASSRSALTDSVEEEKKDPKALSSGSVAAIVIGFLAIVLIVLAGVYYLKIRSSSYGRLLDDGEHSSVGNFLNPMFDG from the exons ATGAAGACCCACTTTTCAACAGCGGTGATATTAGCAg GTTGGATGATATTTGGAGGCAGCACAACGAGCAATGAGCCGCCAGCAACTACAGATACAGTTACAACTCCATTCACATCACATGTAGCGTTATCACCAAACACCACAAACGCCACTGAGGCGCAAACAACGACTGAATCGGTCTCCACGACCCCCAGTACAAGTGAAACAACCGCTGGGTCCTCAGAAAGCGTGGGCACGAGCACTACGAGCAACTCCACACCAACTGAGACAACAGCAGACACGACCTCTGTCTATAACACTACCTCCGCGGGGACTGAGCTCACAGGCACGAGCGCGCCACACAACACGAGCGCGCCACACAACACGAGCGCAGTCACATCGAGCTGGGTGAACGAAACTCAGACTACATCCTCCTCAGAGAGCCCTGCCTCACTGGAGACAACACTGGGAAGCACAAAGCCGGTTATTACCACTGACGAAAGCGCACCTTCAACTGTAATTACTACGATAACAACAGTGGCCTCTACTTCTACACTGTCAACGCCTGGgactgaaacaacaacaaaaggaaCCGACAATACTGCATCATCCCGATCAGCACTCACCGATTCTGTTGAAGAAGAAAAGAAGGATCCAAAGGCCTTGAGCTcag GAAGTGTCGCTGCCATCGTAATCGGCTTTCTTGCCATTGTACTAATTGTACTTGCTGGTGTGTACTACTTAAAGATTCG ATCCTCTTCTTACGGACGTCTTTTGGATGATGGGGAACACAGCTCTGTGGGGAATTTTCTGAACCCAATGTTTGATGGCTAA